CTGATGTCGAAGAGAGAGGAAAACGCTCTCACCTTTGCCGAAACCATTCATTTATACCTCCATCTTTTCGTCTGTGAGTTCTGCAGGAGATTTCTAAAACAGACAAAGCTCATCACAAAAGCCACAAAACGCCTAACTTCAAATGAGTTCTTGACCTCAGAAGAAAAGCAAAAGATGAAGGATTCCCTCAATTTAGCCTGACAATATCTCCTCCGCCTTTGTAAGGATTTTCCCCCCGCAACGTCAAATCTGTTGTAAGCAAAAATTCTTCGAATTTGTTAATGGAGTGATGCATTATGATTCTCCTCCTCGCTTTTGCATTTTTGGCGGGATTAGTGACCATCCTTGCTCCTTGTATTTGGCCGATTCTTCCGATTGTTCTCTCCTCATCTGTCGCTGGAAAAGGGCACCAGAGACCGCTTGGAATCACGCTCGGCATCATGGCGAGTTTCGGTTTTTTTACCTTAGCGATCTCCTATCTCGTCAATATTTTCCATTTTGATCCAAATGGACTTCGTCTGGCGGCCGTGATCATCATTGCTTTTCTTGGTCTTACAATGATCATCCCCTCACTTTCGAGTCTGATCGAAGTGTATATCAGCAGGCTCAGCGGTGTATTCGGACATCATAACAATCAAGGAAACGGTTTTGGAGTCGGATTTATCACGGGGCTGTCACTCGGAATGGTCTGGTCGCCGTGCGCCGGTCCCATTTTAGCCGCTATTGCAACCCTTGCGGCGACCGGCAAAGTCACCCTCGATGTCGTTATGATCACATTCGCTTATGTGCTCGGGACAGGAATCCCTCTTTTTCTCTTTGCGTATGGCGGGCAGCACATCATCCGGCGGACACGATCCCTCTCAGAACATTTGGGAAGAATCCAGCAGGCCTTCGGCGTGATGATGCTCCTGACGGCGCTCGCCATTCAGACGAATTACGACAAAGTGGTTGAAACAAAACTGCTCGAACTCTTCCCTGTGTTTGGCACAACGTTGAACGCATTTGAAAGCAATCATGCGATCGCAGCACAACTCGATCTTCTTAAAGGAAAAGACGCTTCAGAAATCGTCGATGTAAGCCAAAAGGAATCCTTGCTGAATGCAGACAAAGTCGCGCCGGATTTTGCAGGAATAGAAAAATGGCTTAACACGGATTCTGCTCTCACCATACAAAGTCTGCGCGGAAGGGTCGTGCTGGTCGATTTCTGGACGTATACATGCATCAACTGCATCCGTACCCTCCCACATATAACCTCGTGGTATGAGAAATACAAGGATAAGGGATTTGTTGTTGTCGGTGTTCACACTCCGGAATTCCAATTCGAACACAATGCCGATAATGTTTTGAATGCGGCAAATATGTATGGCATCCACTATCCGATCGCGCAAGACAATGATTACAAAACGTGGAACAACTACCAGAATGAATATTGGCCGGCAGAATATCTTATCGATGCAAAGGGGCGGATCCGGAGAACTCATTTCGGTGAGGGAGAATATGACGAGATGGAAATGGCGATTCGCGAACTCTTGCAGGAGAATGGAAAGGCGCTTTCTGGGGCAATAACGAACCTGCCGGACGAATTGCCGGATGGTGAGCAATCTCCTGAAACATATTTAGGGGCAGCGAGAATGGAATATTTTTTCCCGACAAGAACATTAACTCCGGGTCAGAAAACATTTATCTTCCCGAAAAACATCAAGATCAACTCCTTCAGCCTTTCAGGTGAATGGAACATCCGCAGCGAAAATGCTGTTGCAGGAAAAAATGCGGAATTGCAATACTATTTTATTGCTGACCATGTTTATCTCGTTCTTCATCCCGGAAGAACGACATCGCCTCAAAGGATCAAGGTTCTTCTGGATGGAAAGAGCATTGATGAATCCGAAGCGGGAAGTGATGTGCAAAATGGAATGGTGACTCTCAATTCAGAGCGGCTCTACAGTTTAGTGAATTTGCATGAGAAGCCGGGTGCTCATAAGCTGCTGTTACAGTTTGAAACACCAGGGATTGAGGCGTACGCATTCACCTTTGGATAAGAAAGCGAAGATTTGCAACCACACTGACCATCGTCAATTCACGCAGAAAAAACCGCAAACAAGGAGAACGAAATGAAGAACACGATGCTTTTGGCCTTTTGTTTAATCCTGTGCTCCATGGCCTCGGCCTACGGCCAGGATAAAATGGGGACCATGAAGAATATGGAAATGGACACGACCAAGAAGATGGGGAATATGATGTCCAAAAAGAGAAGCATGATGAAAGACTGTGTCATGATGAAAGACGGGAAAATGATGATGATGAAGGGGGGTAAATCGATGGTCATGGATAAGGAGATGACCATGCCCAACGGATCAAAGGTCACGCCGAGCGGTGAGGTAGTCACGAAGGGGGGGATGAAAATGATGATGAAAGAGGGAGATATGATGGACATGAACGGGAACATGAAGGTGGAAAAGAAAACGAAGATGATGAAGAGCGTGATGAAGTCCGACACGACGAAGTAGCACAACCGTTCCTGCGGGCGTGCAGCCGGTCATGAGTACCGGATGCTTCATTGATGGTGCTCTTTCATCTTCAAGCAGTCATTCGATAAATACGAGAGGGTAGCGATGAATCTAATATCAGCAGTATGTTTATTTGGTTTTGCTCTGCTCAACGGCTGTGCTAAGGAAATTGCAGAGGGAAACACGACACGATTGATTCCCGCATCCGACAGCGGGCTGGATACGGCCACTTTTGCCGGAGGATGTTACTGGTGTATGGACGACGTCTATGAGAAGCTGGACGGAGTTAAGGAAGTAATCTCGGGCTTTTCCGGAGGTCATGTTAAAGACCCGTCTTATGAACTCGTTTCCACCGGGACCACAGGCGCCCGCGAGGCAGTTCAGGTGATCTATGACCCTGCAATCATAAGTTATTCGGAGCTGGTCGACGTGTACTGGAGACAATTCGATCCGACAGATGACGGCGGGTCTTTTTATGACAGAGGAAGTCAATATCGGTCCGCCATATTTTTTCATGACAATACTCAAAAGGCGATTGCAGATCGTTCAAAAATAAATCTTGAGGAAGCCAAAATATTTGACAGGCCAATCGCTACGGAGATCGTTCCTTATGCTGCCTTCTATTCAGCCGGAGAAGATCAGCAGCAATTCTGTCAAAGAAACCCCGTTCGATACTATAGTTACCACGACGCATCGGGAAGAGACGAATACATCAAAGGAATCTGGGGAGACATGAAAATGGAACATTACAAGAAACCAACAACCGCCGAATTGAGGAAAAAATTAACCAACCTCCAGTATGACGTAACGCAAAACGATGGAACGGAGAGACCGTTTGCGAACGAGTATTGGGATAACCATCGCGACGGTATTTATGTGGATATCGTTTCGGGCGAGCCATTGTTCAGCTCGCGCGACAAATTCGAATCGGGCACCGGTTGGCCGAGTTTCACAAAGCCAATCGATGCAAGGTTTATCGTCAAGAAAGTTGATTCATCGCTGGGAATGGAGCGTATTGAAGTTCGAAGCAAAGCGGGCGATTCTCATCTGGGCCACCTGTTTGATGATGGCCCCGCGCCAACCCATTTGCGCTACTGCATGAATTCGGCTTCGCTCCGGTTCATTCCGAAAGAAGATATCGTGAAAGAGGGATACGGGTACCTTGAGTGGATATTCAAGACCTAAGGGGAGGCCTGACAAACCTTTCCATCGTCACTCTCGCGTTCAAGGACGATCCGATAAACTCTGGCAAGCAATTCTTCGAAGATTGGAGTACTTTGTAGAAATATTGATAGAGGAAATGCTATGGTTAGCGGTATTATTTTAATGGTCGGCCTTGCGACGCTTACGATCACGGGGGCTGATGCTGTGGCACAGGGACAAAATGACTCATCCGGCAGAGTAGCAGACCGGGCGGATGATATTCATCCTCTTCTCGTAGGGATGAAGGTCCCCGATGTTGTTCTGACTGACGTCCAGGGGAAAGAGGTAAAAATATATTCTCTCCTCGAAAAAAAGCCGACCGTTCTCATATTTTATCGCGGAGGATGGTGTCCGTATTGCAATCTTCAATTGGAACAGCTGCACACGATAGAAAGCGATGTTCTTAAAGAGGGCTACCAGATCGTAGCAGTCAGCGCGGACCGTCCGGAAAACGTTGAGAAAAGCATAGTGAAACACGACCTTCATTATACGCTCCTCTCGGACAGCACAATGAATGCAGCGAAAGCTTTCGGGCTTGCGTTCAGAGTGGATAAGGAAGCATTGGAGAGATCCACGAAATACGCGGCAACACTGGAGTCCGGCTCTGGCTTAAACCACCATATTCTTCCCGTGCCTGCGGTCTTTATCGTTCAGAAAGATGGTAGCATCATTTTTGAGTATGTGAACCCTAACTTTAAGGTCAGATTGAACGCGCAGGTGCTGCTCGCCATACTGAAGGCAGAAAACGAACAGACAGGGAAGAACTAAACGGAACCCCATCGCCGCAGACCCGCCATCCGGGCATTTGTTTCTTGACTCTCCATTCGATTACTGTTACATTCTTCCAATTATTTTACGACCGAGTTCAGGGGGACCGGTTTAAGCCTCCTGATTCGTTAGATGATGGAGGCTTTGTGTTTTAATGAAATTGCGCGTCGCCGCTCTTCGAGTCTCTGACTCGAAGAGTCGTAGACCGCTTAGCCGCGGTACGTTAGAACGCAAAACAATCGTGCGCTATTACACGAGATAGTTACCAGCAGCTTCTGATTTAAAATCATTACGAATAGAATCCGGCGTCCGTTTTACGTTTCATCAATCATCAGGTCTGACAGGATTAACGATGATTATGAAAAATCAATACTTAGCATTCACTGTATTTACTACAGTTTTTGCACTGTTCAGTTCCTGTGCTTCCAAGCCTAAACTACCGGATAAAGTACAAAATATTGCGGAATTTGAGGAGTACATGAACAAACTAGTAGAATCAGGTACTCCTCCCGGTATGTCTTTCGTAGTGGTAAAGAACGACAGTATCATATACGGCAAAGGGTTCGGCTGGGCCGACGAACCGCGGGTAATCCATGCCACGCCGAATACTGTGTATCATTGGTGGTCATGTACAAAAATTGCCACTGCAATTGCCATCCTCCAACTTCAGGAAAGGGGAAAGCTCTCTTTAAATGATCCGGTCCTCCGGTATCTTCCTTTCTTCGAAGTCAAGTATCCTTCCGATACCAGCAGGCAGGTAACTATCCTGAATCTCCTCAACCATACTTCAGGATTACCGGATCCGTCCGCGTTTACGTTCGTCAGCTGGGTTCACCACGACGAAGATCCTCCGGTTAATCAAGGTGATTTCATAAAGAAAGTGCTTCCGGATTATTCTAAACTGAAGTTTGAGCCGGGAGACCATTCTGAATATTCCAACATCGGCTACATGGTGTTGGGTGCCATTATTGAAAAAGTAACCGGCATGGCGTACGAAGATTACATCCGTCAAAATATTCTTCAACCGTTGGGAATGAATCACACAGATTTTCTTTACATGGAAGAAACAAAATCGGAAGAAGCAGCAGGCAGCCATCCGACTATTAATCTGATGACGCCGTTACTCTATGTCATGGCTCCATCATATATTCGGGAAACCCATTGGAGCCATCTCTGGATGAAACGTGTTTATACAGACCAAACCCCGCCTACCGGTCTTATTGGGTCGGCGACAGACGCAGGCAGATTGGTCGCTGCATATCTGAATGGCGGAGAACTCGATGGCCGACGTATTCTTTCGCAGGAGTCAATGGCAACAATGACGTATCGATGGCAAGTAAGTTCAAAGAATGATGATTCGCTGAATTACCGCAGGCAGGGAATCGGTTGGCAAATCTATGGACAATCCGGGAGACGGGTCCTCACGCATGACGGTGGCGGTCCAGGCTTTAGTACGAAAATTCAATTGTATCCGGATGAACATCTTGGGTTTGTTCTATTCACAAATGACGTTACATCCGATACTTGGCAAATAGTGAAGCTCGCGGGTACCGTCAAATGGTAAGATGAACATGTGAAGACTCAGCTGATCCGCCGGTTGGCTCTCCTGACAGCACATCAACAATTTCTACCGTTTTCGTCCTTAACCTTTTCAGAAGAAAATTGTTAAGGGAAAGAAGTTCTCCGCAGTGCGTCGTAGTAGAGTCGCAAATTGAATGTTCTCTGACGTAAAGACTACCAATGCACCGAGCGCCGGGAGATTCTCTGCAGTTGATCCTACATGCGCGATGTCGATCGGCTGCGAATGATGGTGCTTGCACAAGACTGGCACATCCGAGGTGGGAAAAGATTGGACGGCGGGAGAATATTACGATCCTGGTAAATCAATCTCGTAGTCCGATCAATAGAAACTGAAGTCGATATTTGAATCGAGGTCTTCAGTTTTAGCAGGCTTCCGCCTAATCACCCATCCAGCTGTACTATATTCTTCCTGCTTTCAGGATTATGTCAAAGGACTGATCACTTGACAGGAGAGCGACAAATTGTGTTTTCGTAAAATACCCGTCAGCCGGTACCATCCCAACGCCATCCTGGATGTATTCAATTGAGAGACCGGAGAGGATATAAACAAGAGTTGACGCATCAATCGATTTGATAAAACGGAGCGTCACGAGTCCGTTCATGCCGGTCATCCCGATGTCCAAAAGAACCAGATTTGGCTTAAACCGTTTTACCTTTTGAAGACATTCTTTGCCGGATCGTGCAGTTTCAACAAGGAAGTTATCGTCCTTTGAATTCAGGGCTGAAGAAAGAAGTTTGAGAAAGGTCTTGTCATCATCAACAATTAATATTTTGTACTGCTCGCGAACGTTTGTCATAATGTCCTTAGTTTGTCGTTGATCTTACTATTATCGCTTCGCGACGGTAAGGCAATATAGTTTATTCCAGGACATCTAGAAGGTATTCAAGGATGTAGAGAATTTGCGTGGTGTGAATCACATACGCTCATCACCATTGTAATCGTATTCTTTATCATTAACAAGGATTACTTTGATTCTTGAATTCTCCTTTTCAGGGAGGGCAGTTATAACGCAAAAGTCCCAGACTTGCGTCCGGACCTTCCACGAGGACAATCAGGATACGGGCCGTGTAAGCTTCACACTCCCCGATTTTCCCGCGTCACGATGAGCTGCCGCTTCTCTCCTTCATTATTCCACACAACCACATCTATTCCTCTGGCCATGCCGTGCTTAAGCATGACATAGTATTTTTTCTCCAATGCCGCAAGGAATGTGCCCACGTTCCCTTGTCGAATGTCGCACTCCTGGGCGATCTTGGCCTGGCTGGGTGCGCACTCATCTTCTTTGAAATGGTATTCAATCAATCTCATAGTGTCGTCCTGCTGCTCCTTCAATGCTGGTCGTTTCATAGTTACTCCTGTTACAATATTGTAGTAACTCTAGCTGAAACTTCCATCGACTTCGAACGCGTGGAATTTCGGACAATCGATAGAGGCCTAATGCATAAAGGGAGCAGTTGCAGTAGGCACCGCATCTGTATTACAAGGTCTGAACCATGGCTTAAGGCCGAGAAACATGTGCAGATTCGAGTCCCCCTTGAGTCCTGTCCGCGCAGCGGAGAGGGCGAAACCCGCCGCTTTCTGGCGGGCCCCGCTACACGTCTGAAATGAATCGCTTTGGTGTGAAACCGAAGAGATTTTTCGTTTTTGGTCACTCTGAGATTTTCAAACACGCTTCGGGTTATGGATTTAAAATAGACATGTTCCGCAAAAGAAGATCTAATGTGGTATATTTACCTCACACAACTAGGGAAGGCGTTGCCGGAGAACAGATATCCGGCTACTGCATTCCTCGTGAATCGTAAGGAGCTCTTATGTCACTTGCACGAGTGCTTTCGACAGTGTTTTTCCTTTTTGTGACGGTAGCGTCTTCTCCGTTGTCCCGAGCTCAAGGTAAGAATCCGCATGGCAACGTTTGGTCTCAGGAGCGCGCTTGGGCATGGCAGGCGAAGAACGGATGGATGTGTGGAGCGGATTTTGTTCCATCGACGGCGATCAACCAGCTTGAAATGTGGCAAGAAGAAACCTACGATACCACGACGATCAACAGAGAACTCGGCTGGGCGGAAAAGATCGGAATGGGGGCGATGCGTGTCTTTCTACACCATCTTGCATGGGAAAGCGACCGTGAGGGCTTCAAGGGACGGATAGAGAAATTCCTGGAGATCGCTTCACGTCACCATATCAAGATCATGTTCGTATTCTTCGATGATTGCTGGAACCCCGACCCGCATACCGGCCGACAGCCGAGGCCGGTCACGGGAAGACATAATTCAGGATGGGTACAGGACCCCGGCCCGCTGTTGGCGAAGGACCCCGGTCTGTGGCCCGTGCTCGAGGAGTATGTGAAGGATGTTATGAGCACCTTTGGGGCCGATGACCGCGTCCTGATCTGGGATCTCTATAACGAGCCAAACAAACCGGACGATGCATCTCTACCACTCCTCCGTAAGGTCTTTCAATGGGCAAGGGAGACCAACGCCCGGCAGCCGGTAACATCGGGGATCCACGATTGGGCATTGGTCGATTACAACAAGGTCCAGCTTGGCCAATCCGACATCATTTCGTACCACAGTTACGGCGATTCAGCCGAGCACAGATCGAGGATCGACAGTCTGAAAAAATTCAACCGCCCGATGATCTGCAGCGAGTACATGGCACGAAAATTCAACAGCACCTTTCAAACGATCCTCCCCATGCTGAAGAGGGAGAAGATCATCGCCATCAACTGGGGACTCGTCACGGGAAAGACGAACACGATGTACGCCTGGGGGGATACAACGCACAGCGACGGGTCCGAACCCGCACTCTGGTTTCACGACGTCTTCCGCAGAGATGGGAGGCCCTACAAGCAGGAAGAAGTCGATGTCATCAGAGAGATGACGCTCGATAAAAATCCGTGAAGGGATCGCCAGAATTTTTCTTTCCGGTCATGCGTCCGCCCGGCAGAGCCGACCGTCGTCACGAGGCCTGCAGTTGGGCGAATGTGATGGTCACTCAGCGGCGACAATCTTCTCCGAGTGTCCGCGTTTTTTCGTCCGCAGGAACAGAATAGGAATGATCGCCGTCATTGTGACCAACGCTGCAATGTAAAAATCGTCGTCAACCGCGCGAATAAACGACTGGGTTTCAATGTGAGAAGCGATCAGCGCAGAAGCCCGCATGCTCGCGAGTGAATGGCTTGTCGGCAGGGCCGTCATGCTGAAGCGCGTCAAATTGCCCGTGACGACACGGTAAATATCGGACTGCGGACAAACAACCTGACCGTATGTCGCCATGTGATAGATCGTCCGCCGGAGCAGGAGCGTGCTCATGAATGCGATGCCAAAACTTCCGCCTAGTTGCCGGATGATATTGAACATGCCCGAGGCTTGTCCGATCTTATGTTTTGGAATATTCGAAAGGGCCGCCGTCGACAGAGGGGTGAACATGAATCCCATTCCTAAACCGCGGATGTAAAGGGGAAGCATAATTTGCTGATGTTCGGAATAAAGAGACAGCCCACAGTTGAGAAACAAGCTGATTGTCAGCAAAACGATCCCGACGGCTGATGGAATGCGCGGATCGACTCTGTCAGACAGGATCCCGGAAATGGGGGCCGTAATTGCCTGAAGAATTCCGACAGGGAGAAACAATGCCCCCGCTTGAAATGCGGTGTACCCCAAGGATTGCTGCAAGTACAACGGAAGCAGAAATGTACTTCCGAACATCCCGACGCCGAAGATGAAAAGGATGCCGTTGGCAAAGCTAAAATTAATATCCTTGAATAAAGTCAGGTCGACAAGAGGATGTGCAACGACCAATTCCGTGACAAAGAAAACCATGAGCGAAAAAACTGCAACGACAAAACATGAAACGATAAAGGGAGAAGTCCATCCGCCGGTATTCCACGCCGCATTGCCGTCGGTCAGAGCCAGAAGAAGGGCGCAAAGGAATGTGGACATTGACGTGAACCCGAGAACATCGAACGATCGTGTCTGCTCTGTCTTATACTCCCGCTGAACGACAAACGTGGCGAATAAACCGACACACCCGACCGGCAGGTTGATATTGAAGATGGCGTTCCAGTTAATGTTGTCGACCAGGTATCCGCCAATCAAAGGGCCTAATGAAACGGACGCGGCCGCGGCAATGGCCCAGAATCCCAGCGCCACGCCCCGCTGTTGAGGGGGAAATTCGCGCGTCACAATGGCCATCCCGGTCGGCATAATCAATCCTGCGCCGATTCCCTGAATAACCCTGAACGCGATAAGAACATTTTCATTCCACGCGAGGCCGCACAAAAAGGATCCAACGGTGAAGAGTGCGAGAGCGGAAAAATATGTCCTCTTGTATCCAAAGTGATCGGCGATCCATCCGGACGTGGGCAGCATGACCGCCATGACCAGCATGTATGCAGTGACGACCCACTCTACTTTGTCGACGGTAATTCCAAACGATGCCATGATTTTAGGCAACGATACATTGACGAT
The Bacteroidota bacterium genome window above contains:
- a CDS encoding cytochrome c biogenesis protein DipZ — encoded protein: MILLLAFAFLAGLVTILAPCIWPILPIVLSSSVAGKGHQRPLGITLGIMASFGFFTLAISYLVNIFHFDPNGLRLAAVIIIAFLGLTMIIPSLSSLIEVYISRLSGVFGHHNNQGNGFGVGFITGLSLGMVWSPCAGPILAAIATLAATGKVTLDVVMITFAYVLGTGIPLFLFAYGGQHIIRRTRSLSEHLGRIQQAFGVMMLLTALAIQTNYDKVVETKLLELFPVFGTTLNAFESNHAIAAQLDLLKGKDASEIVDVSQKESLLNADKVAPDFAGIEKWLNTDSALTIQSLRGRVVLVDFWTYTCINCIRTLPHITSWYEKYKDKGFVVVGVHTPEFQFEHNADNVLNAANMYGIHYPIAQDNDYKTWNNYQNEYWPAEYLIDAKGRIRRTHFGEGEYDEMEMAIRELLQENGKALSGAITNLPDELPDGEQSPETYLGAARMEYFFPTRTLTPGQKTFIFPKNIKINSFSLSGEWNIRSENAVAGKNAELQYYFIADHVYLVLHPGRTTSPQRIKVLLDGKSIDESEAGSDVQNGMVTLNSERLYSLVNLHEKPGAHKLLLQFETPGIEAYAFTFG
- a CDS encoding DUF6799 domain-containing protein, which encodes MKNTMLLAFCLILCSMASAYGQDKMGTMKNMEMDTTKKMGNMMSKKRSMMKDCVMMKDGKMMMMKGGKSMVMDKEMTMPNGSKVTPSGEVVTKGGMKMMMKEGDMMDMNGNMKVEKKTKMMKSVMKSDTTK
- the msrB gene encoding peptide-methionine (R)-S-oxide reductase MsrB encodes the protein MNLISAVCLFGFALLNGCAKEIAEGNTTRLIPASDSGLDTATFAGGCYWCMDDVYEKLDGVKEVISGFSGGHVKDPSYELVSTGTTGAREAVQVIYDPAIISYSELVDVYWRQFDPTDDGGSFYDRGSQYRSAIFFHDNTQKAIADRSKINLEEAKIFDRPIATEIVPYAAFYSAGEDQQQFCQRNPVRYYSYHDASGRDEYIKGIWGDMKMEHYKKPTTAELRKKLTNLQYDVTQNDGTERPFANEYWDNHRDGIYVDIVSGEPLFSSRDKFESGTGWPSFTKPIDARFIVKKVDSSLGMERIEVRSKAGDSHLGHLFDDGPAPTHLRYCMNSASLRFIPKEDIVKEGYGYLEWIFKT
- a CDS encoding peroxiredoxin-like family protein; amino-acid sequence: MVSGIILMVGLATLTITGADAVAQGQNDSSGRVADRADDIHPLLVGMKVPDVVLTDVQGKEVKIYSLLEKKPTVLIFYRGGWCPYCNLQLEQLHTIESDVLKEGYQIVAVSADRPENVEKSIVKHDLHYTLLSDSTMNAAKAFGLAFRVDKEALERSTKYAATLESGSGLNHHILPVPAVFIVQKDGSIIFEYVNPNFKVRLNAQVLLAILKAENEQTGKN
- a CDS encoding serine hydrolase domain-containing protein, whose protein sequence is MKNQYLAFTVFTTVFALFSSCASKPKLPDKVQNIAEFEEYMNKLVESGTPPGMSFVVVKNDSIIYGKGFGWADEPRVIHATPNTVYHWWSCTKIATAIAILQLQERGKLSLNDPVLRYLPFFEVKYPSDTSRQVTILNLLNHTSGLPDPSAFTFVSWVHHDEDPPVNQGDFIKKVLPDYSKLKFEPGDHSEYSNIGYMVLGAIIEKVTGMAYEDYIRQNILQPLGMNHTDFLYMEETKSEEAAGSHPTINLMTPLLYVMAPSYIRETHWSHLWMKRVYTDQTPPTGLIGSATDAGRLVAAYLNGGELDGRRILSQESMATMTYRWQVSSKNDDSLNYRRQGIGWQIYGQSGRRVLTHDGGGPGFSTKIQLYPDEHLGFVLFTNDVTSDTWQIVKLAGTVKW
- a CDS encoding response regulator — encoded protein: MTNVREQYKILIVDDDKTFLKLLSSALNSKDDNFLVETARSGKECLQKVKRFKPNLVLLDIGMTGMNGLVTLRFIKSIDASTLVYILSGLSIEYIQDGVGMVPADGYFTKTQFVALLSSDQSFDIILKAGRI
- a CDS encoding glycoside hydrolase family 2 TIM barrel-domain containing protein, with product MSLARVLSTVFFLFVTVASSPLSRAQGKNPHGNVWSQERAWAWQAKNGWMCGADFVPSTAINQLEMWQEETYDTTTINRELGWAEKIGMGAMRVFLHHLAWESDREGFKGRIEKFLEIASRHHIKIMFVFFDDCWNPDPHTGRQPRPVTGRHNSGWVQDPGPLLAKDPGLWPVLEEYVKDVMSTFGADDRVLIWDLYNEPNKPDDASLPLLRKVFQWARETNARQPVTSGIHDWALVDYNKVQLGQSDIISYHSYGDSAEHRSRIDSLKKFNRPMICSEYMARKFNSTFQTILPMLKREKIIAINWGLVTGKTNTMYAWGDTTHSDGSEPALWFHDVFRRDGRPYKQEEVDVIREMTLDKNP
- a CDS encoding DHA2 family efflux MFS transporter permease subunit; translation: MIGTFMAVLDSTIVNVSLPKIMASFGITVDKVEWVVTAYMLVMAVMLPTSGWIADHFGYKRTYFSALALFTVGSFLCGLAWNENVLIAFRVIQGIGAGLIMPTGMAIVTREFPPQQRGVALGFWAIAAAASVSLGPLIGGYLVDNINWNAIFNINLPVGCVGLFATFVVQREYKTEQTRSFDVLGFTSMSTFLCALLLALTDGNAAWNTGGWTSPFIVSCFVVAVFSLMVFFVTELVVAHPLVDLTLFKDINFSFANGILFIFGVGMFGSTFLLPLYLQQSLGYTAFQAGALFLPVGILQAITAPISGILSDRVDPRIPSAVGIVLLTISLFLNCGLSLYSEHQQIMLPLYIRGLGMGFMFTPLSTAALSNIPKHKIGQASGMFNIIRQLGGSFGIAFMSTLLLRRTIYHMATYGQVVCPQSDIYRVVTGNLTRFSMTALPTSHSLASMRASALIASHIETQSFIRAVDDDFYIAALVTMTAIIPILFLRTKKRGHSEKIVAAE